The following proteins are encoded in a genomic region of Ostrea edulis chromosome 7, xbOstEdul1.1, whole genome shotgun sequence:
- the LOC125653773 gene encoding glutathione S-transferase Mu 1-like, protein MPTLGYWEIRGLAQPIRLLLNYAGEEFEDLRYEQGDAPDFSRQSWYSVKHTLGLAFPNLPYYIDGDIKMTQSNTILRYIGDKHGLLGKTAQEKVDCDMMIENAMDFRNGVVTLCYNKDYEKLKGDYFNNVKDKLRQFDTFLGSKPWFAGENITVCDFPMYEMLDQHKLMKRGILDDYPNLVKFTERFESLPKIKAYMASDKFMMRPVNSKNAAFK, encoded by the exons ATGCCAACCCTGGGATACTGGGAAATCAGAGGG CTTGCCCAGCCTATTCGATTGTTACTGAATTATGCAGGGGAAGAATTTGAAGACTTGCGATACGAGCAAGGAGACG CTCCAGACTTCAGCAGGCAATCTTGGTATTCTGTGAAACACACACTGGGGCTGGCTTTCCCAAAT CTGCCTTACTACATTGATGGTGATATCAAAATGACCCAAAGCAATACCATCCTTAGGTACATTGGAGATAAACATGGCcttt TGGGTAAAACTGCCCAGGAGAAAGTGGACTGCGACATGATGATAGAGAACGCCATGGACTTCCGGAATGGGGTGGTTACATTGTGTTATAACAAGGACTAC GAAAAACTCAAAGGTGATTACTTCAACAATGTCAAGGACAAATTAAGGCAGTTTGACACATTCCTAGGAAGTAAACCTTGGTTTGCCGGAGAAAAT ATCACCGTCTGTGACTTTCCCATGTACGAGATGTTAGACCAACACAAACTGATGAAGCGTGGAATCCTAGATGACTACCCAAACCTCGTGAAGTTTACGGAGAGATTTGAGAGTCTTCCTAAAATCAAGGCCTACATGGCCTCAGATAAATTCATGATGAGACCGGTGAACAGTAAAAACGCAGCATTCAAATGA